TGGCTAGGCCTGATCAGAGTGACACGCGTTTTAGGAAGAATATTGTCGACCAACTATGTCATCAAGGGGGCAAAGCCGTCAAGAAACGACATTGAGAGAGATGAGAATGAGATCCGAGCCAACTGGTTCCCGGAGGGAAAATACGACCAAAATTCATTTCTAGCGTCTCATTTATACCAATTTCGACTCCATGTTCAGTGAGTCTTATGGGGGTGATGGATAAGGCACAGACTAACTCGCTCTAGGGCGGCAATTATAACTCTTTACCGGCCGTTCCTCCGCGAAACGCCCCATGGGGTTCTTGAAGATCATGTCGACTCTTGGCAGGCGTTGGCGAATAACAAGGTTCGGGCGGCGGCTTCTGACGCAACCAGTGCTGTCAACTCGATGATGGCGGAGGATCTGATAAAATCCACCCAGAGTGTTGCGTACGTGCTCCGAAAACTGGTGGTACTATCCCATTAACGGCTTACCAGAATCCTTGCTCTCGGCCCGCCAATGCAGGTCCACCTACTTGAACTGACGTCATCAAGGCAATCATCGAGCCAATTGGCAAGGCATAACTTGGCACTCTGTCTGCTTGCGCTAGATGGGATGCGAAAGTCTTATATCTCGGCTGATGCGGCCTACAAACTATTCGACCGCGCGAGGAGCATGGTCGAGAAGACTCGGCAAGAAGCCGAGGCTGCCTCACGAGAGCCGACAGCTGTGCCAGAAACGCAGGGAATTGAGAGTACGCGATGGCTTGATGATTCTGAGGGTTATGATTTTGCGTCGACGGGGATCTTTTCGGCGTTTTGGACACCATTTACGACTTTCATACCAGATCACTTTTCGGGAGCTTCTTCTTAGGCTCGGGGTTCGGTGTTTGTCATGATCCTGATGTTATCATGATACTGCTGTTAGCTCGAAGGCAATTCCCTATATCGGAAAGAGAACCCAGAAACAATATAAGGGGTTTTTAAGAGAATGTTATCTCGACAAGGTCCGGACTTTATGTCTTCTGTCGTGATTCTAGAAAACTCCGATGATCGCCCTTGAGCCTCGGCACTTCGGGACTAAGTGGAACCCCATCGAAGCACTAGCCCAACAATTTAGACCGACACGTCAACACGAAACCGGAGATATTACTTCCAATGGTTATGCCGCCGATAAAAATGATGAGGCTCTTCTTGTTGAGTTGGGAAGATTGCAACATTGGAATGGCACTGACCAATGCATTCGCCACGAGCCGAGGCACCTAGAAAACTTTGACTCAGGGGTTCCATGTCacataaaataaaaagattgcGTCACAACGAACACTTTTCCATTTCAACCTACAGTAAACATCATGGCCGAGACAGTCGAGATTCCAACGCCTGCGGGCTTGCCTCTGTTGGGGAACATCAAATCGATTGACCCCGAGTTCCCATTGGGATCTATGGTGTCGCTTGCTGAGCAGCATGGTGAGTTTGACATTACGAATGAGAGGGAACCAAAATCAGCTAACCACACGCCATAAGGCGAGATCTACCGTTTGAAATTCCCTGGCCGAACTGTCGTCATTGTCTCCACACAAGCTCTGGTCAACGAGACGTGCAACGAGAAGCGGTTCAAGAAGTGCGTCAACTCAGCACTCACTGTGGGTTATGACATGTTTCCAGCGACCTTGGGCTCAGGCTGATATTCTTATAGGAAATTCGAGAAGGAGTTCACGATGGACTCTTTACTGTAAGGACCTGATCCGGCTGCTGTGATAGAGCACATTTTAACATGAACGCAGGCGAAACTTGGAGAGGAGAACTGGGGCATAGCTCATAGAGTGCTGATGCCAGCTTTTGGCCCTTTGTCGATCCAGCGCATGTTTGACGAAATGCACGATATTGCCTCCCAACTGGCTCTCAAGTGGGCGCGATACGGACCTGATTCTCCCATAATGGTGACGGATGACTTTACTCGCCTAACTCTCGACACACTGGCTTTGTGCTCTATGGGCTACAGATTCAACAGCTACTACTCTCCGGTCCTGCACCCCTTTATCGAAGCAATGGGTGATTTTCTCACAGAAGCTGGAGAAAAGCCTCGAAGACTACCTCTGCCTGGAATCGTCTATCGCGAGCGCGACCGCAAGTATCAACAGGATATCGAAACCATGAGAAGCACCGCCAAGGAGGTTCTCGACGCCCGAAAAGCCGGTGGAAGCACGCGAAAGGATCTTTTAACGGCAATGCTTGAGGGTGTGGACACGAAAACCGGTAAGAAGATGACTGACGAGAGTATCATGGACAACTTGATCACCTTCCTCATTGCTGGGCACGAAACCACATCAGGACTCCTTTCGTTTGCTTTCTATCAGCTTCTCACACACCCAGAGGCTTACCAGCTGGCTCAGAAAGAGGTGGATCAAGTCGTCGGAAAAGGGCCCATCCAAGTTGGACACCTCTCCAAGCTCCCTTACCTGAACGGTGTTCTCAGAGAAACCCTTCGTATCAACGCTACCATTCCTCTCTTCACTGTCGAGGCTTTCGAAGATACCCTGCTTGGAGGCAAGTATCCCGTCAAGGCTGGCGAAACCattctcaacctcctcgccaAATCGCAACTTGATCCCACCGTGTTTGGCGATGATGCAAACGAGTTTAAGCCAGAACGCATGTTCGATGACAACTTTGCTAGGCTGAACAAGGAATTTCCAAACTCGTGGAAACCCTTTGGCAATGGCATGCGAGCCTGCATCGGAAGGCCTTTTGCCTGGCAGGAAGCTCTGCTCGTCATGGTTATGCTCTTGCAGAATTTCAACTTTGTTCTTGATCCCGGCTACGAGCTCGGCTTCAAGCAGACGTTGACGATCAAGCCCAAGGATATGCACATGCGGGCGATCCTAAGGGATAATCTCACGCCGACGACACTTGAGCGACGTCTGGCCGGTTTGCCTGTTTCTGAAACGGAGGAGGCGAATGGGGTGAATGGCAAGCCTTCTGACGCCAATGACGGTGTCCCTATGACAGTCTTGTACGGATCTAATAGTGGAACATGCGAGTCTTTGGCACAGAGAGTTGCGACTGATGCTGCAGAGCATGGGTTCCACGTCACCAAGATTGACTGTCTTGATACGGCAAATGGGAATCTGCCCTCAGATCAGCCTGTCGTTATCATCACTGCATCATACGAAGGACAGCCTCCCGATAATGCTGGACATTTTGTTGCCTGGGTTGAGAAAGCTGACCAAGAGACCAAGCCACTCAAGGATGTCTCGTATGCCGTCTTTGGCTGTGGTCACAAGGATTGGGTCCAGACCTTCCACCGCATTCCTAAGCTTGTGGACCGTACTCTTGAGCAGCTTGGTGCTACTCGACTTGTCGACATTGGCCTTACAGATGCATCTGAGAACATGGTCTTCAGTGACTTTGAGGCATGGGAGGATAACATCATGTGGCCTGCTCTTGAGGCACGTTACAACTCCGAGTCTAAGAAGAGTTCTGCAGACAAGGGATTGAGCGTCAAGAGCTCCAACTTCAGGACTCTTACCCTCCGCCAAGATGTCAAGGAGGCGACGGTTGTCGAAACCAAGACCCTCACGAGCAGCACCGAtgtcaagtccaagaagaagcacatTGAGGTGCAATTACCCGAAGGCACGCAGTACACGGCGGGAGACTACCTTGCCGTTCTGCCCATCAATCCACAGGAAGTTGTTCGTCGGGCATTGAGGAGGTTCAAGCTTCCAATGGATGCTCATCTTGAGATTTCGAGCAGTACGCCGACCGTACTCCCCACGGACACGTCTGTGTCAGCGCTGGATGTGTTGAGTTCCTACGTTGAGCTTTCGCAGCCGGCCACAAAGAGGGTGAGTCAAAGCAGGACAAGACACGTGTGACAGAATTCCAACTGACTATGAAAGAACCTTCTTGCCATTGCTGAAGCTGCACCTGATGAAGAGACCAAAGCTGCTCTAACCTCCCTGTCCGAGGAAACATACGTTGAGGAGGTCGGGAACAAGCGTGTGTCGGTTCTAGAAATCCTGGAACGGTATCCCTCAGTTGATCTACCTATCGGAGACTTTTTGCAGATGCTGCCATCCATCCGGATCCGTCAATAGTAAGTGCTTCATTCTCATGTCGCTCCATCGCCTGCTGACTTTCCTTTCTAGCTCGATCTCCTCATCTCCACTGTGGAACCAATCTCGCGCGACAATCACCTTCTCCGTGCTCAAGGGGCCAGCTTTATCAGGCCAAGGCACATATAATGGTGTTGCAACTTCTTATCTCGACTCTCTAGCTGATGGCGACACACTACAAGTTGCCATCCGGTCATCGCCTGCTGCTTTCAGCTTGCCGTCAAACCCGGAACAGACCCCGATAATCTGCATTGCGGCTGGATCAGGACTTGCACCGTTCAGGGGTTTCATCCAGCAACGAGCCATCATGATCGAATCAGGTCGCAAGCTTGCGCCAAGTCTGCTCTTCTTCGGGTGTCGCGCTCCTGATCAAGATGATCTTTACCGTGACGAGTTTGACGACTGGCAGAAGCTGGGTGCAGTAGATGTGCGACGAGCGTACAGTCGACACGGAGACGGGTGCAAATATGTCCACCATCGCATCTGGCAAGACAAGGAAGATTTTATTGAACTCTGGGAGAAGGGTGCTACCGTGTATGTGTGTGGTTCCAGGGTTATGGCTGATTCAGTAAGAGAGGTTATGATTAAGGTGAAGTctgagatggagaagagatCCGGGGGCGAAATGAGCGTTGAGGAGGCGAAGAAGTGGTTTGATGAGCAAAGGAATGTGCGATACGTAATGGACGTATTTGATTAGGTGCATGGGAAATGGTAAACATAGACTTGTCCTTGCGGGTAATTGAGAGGGCGCCAGGTGGAACAAGGGCTCCATGTTCGAGACATTCTCGTGTCtcgttattattagtattatctgCTATGATGACAAGAGGCCAACGGCATGAAAGGGCACATAGTACATTGGAACAGTCTTAGGAAGTAGCTGTTGAAATACTACGTTGGAAAACTAAATATGTGTTCGACGGATTGGTGGATGAAGTGCGCCATCTACCTTGGGTGTTCTAGACTGATTCCATGTGGGGATGATCAGCACACCTGCACTCGCTAAGCCGAGATCACCACGCTCCTGGGCAGCCGTAATTCCCTCACAAGGGAACCCAATATGTAAAGTATACACTCGCACT
The window above is part of the Fusarium falciforme chromosome 3, complete sequence genome. Proteins encoded here:
- a CDS encoding Bifunctional cytochrome P450/NADPH--P450 reductase, producing the protein MAETVEIPTPAGLPLLGNIKSIDPEFPLGSMVSLAEQHGEIYRLKFPGRTVVIVSTQALVNETCNEKRFKKCVNSALTEIREGVHDGLFTAKLGEENWGIAHRVLMPAFGPLSIQRMFDEMHDIASQLALKWARYGPDSPIMVTDDFTRLTLDTLALCSMGYRFNSYYSPVLHPFIEAMGDFLTEAGEKPRRLPLPGIVYRERDRKYQQDIETMRSTAKEVLDARKAGGSTRKDLLTAMLEGVDTKTGKKMTDESIMDNLITFLIAGHETTSGLLSFAFYQLLTHPEAYQLAQKEVDQVVGKGPIQVGHLSKLPYLNGVLRETLRINATIPLFTVEAFEDTLLGGKYPVKAGETILNLLAKSQLDPTVFGDDANEFKPERMFDDNFARLNKEFPNSWKPFGNGMRACIGRPFAWQEALLVMVMLLQNFNFVLDPGYELGFKQTLTIKPKDMHMRAILRDNLTPTTLERRLAGLPVSETEEANGVNGKPSDANDGVPMTVLYGSNSGTCESLAQRVATDAAEHGFHVTKIDCLDTANGNLPSDQPVVIITASYEGQPPDNAGHFVAWVEKADQETKPLKDVSYAVFGCGHKDWVQTFHRIPKLVDRTLEQLGATRLVDIGLTDASENMVFSDFEAWEDNIMWPALEARYNSESKKSSADKGLSVKSSNFRTLTLRQDVKEATVVETKTLTSSTDVKSKKKHIEVQLPEGTQYTAGDYLAVLPINPQEVVRRALRRFKLPMDAHLEISSSTPTVLPTDTSVSALDVLSSYVELSQPATKRNLLAIAEAAPDEETKAALTSLSEETYVEEVGNKRVSVLEILERYPSVDLPIGDFLQMLPSIRIRQYSISSSPLWNQSRATITFSVLKGPALSGQGTYNGVATSYLDSLADGDTLQVAIRSSPAAFSLPSNPEQTPIICIAAGSGLAPFRGFIQQRAIMIESGRKLAPSLLFFGCRAPDQDDLYRDEFDDWQKLGAVDVRRAYSRHGDGCKYVHHRIWQDKEDFIELWEKGATVYVCGSRVMADSVREVMIKVKSEMEKRSGGEMSVEEAKKWFDEQRNVRYVMDVFD